One genomic region from Argentina anserina chromosome 2, drPotAnse1.1, whole genome shotgun sequence encodes:
- the LOC126784844 gene encoding ent-copalyl diphosphate synthase 1-like, which translates to MSSHSTHHLFLSLPPSVSPSSNYDQPRHVPDLWLFGAEDRRVLPSICNAVSKSRTRDVFQPVINKWHKNPSILGDDTQQDEEAPPIKDDDSATTEIIKEHVESIKSMLSSMEDGEISVSAYDTAWVALVEDVNSSGSPQFPSSLEWIAYNQLEDGSWGFEDFYSAHDRIISTLACVVALKSWNLHPDKCDKGMRFFKKNLNKLEDENIEHMTIGFEVAFPSVLEIARSLNLEVPDDSPVLHKIYDCRNLKLTKIPKDILHRVPTTLLYSMEGMAGLDWEKLLKLQCQDGSFLFSPASTAYGAQQTKDQNCISYLSRAVRKFNGGVPNVYPVDLFEHIWAVDRLQRLGLYRYFDPEIKECMNYVAKFWTEKGIGWARNSEVQDIDDTAMGFRLLRLHGLKVSADVFKHFKKGDEFFGSAGQSNQAVTGMYNLYRASQVALPGEKILYDAKEFSTKFLREKQASNELLDKWIIMKDLPGEVGYALDVPWYASLPRLETKVYIEQYGGADDVWIGKTLYSMPYVNNNLYLELAKVDFNNCQALHLSEWDNLQKWYGEWKLGDYGLSKKSLLTAYFVAAASIFEPERANERLAWAKTASLVDTIESNFKGEPSHQDKKAFVDEFKNLSNMREYEVARRSNKNKTAAQGIVGALLATLSQLSLDTMVLHGQDISQSLRQTWEQCLLKWLEKGGRHQDEAELLVETINQTAGISLTRGLLSNTHPDHDELIKLTNKVCNQLRSCLNQKHKVNDNGACGTKMNLTTQAIESDMQKLVELVITSSDVESLIKQSFFTVARSFYYLAYCDPKIISQHIDKVLFQRAI; encoded by the exons ATGTCTTCTCATTCCACCCAccacctctttctctctctcccacctTCTGTTTCTCCCTCCTCCAACTACGATCAACCTAGACATGTACCTG ACCTTTGGTTGTTCGGAGCTGAAGACAGAAGGGTTCTTCCTTCAATCTGCAATGCGGTTTCCAAATCTCGCACTCGAG ACGTCTTTCAACCAGTGATTAATAAGTGGCATAAGAATCCTTCGATTCTGGGGGATGACACACAACAAGATGAAGAGGCTCCTCCTATCAAG GACGACGACTCTGCAACAACCGAGATCATCAAGGAGCATGTGGAATCCATCAAGTCCATGCTGTCTTCTATGGAGGACGGGGAGATCAGCGTATCAGCGTACGACACCGCCTGGGTTGCTTTGGTCGAAGACGTCAATAGTAGTGGTTCCCCGCAGTTCCCTTCCAGCCTCGAATGGATTGCCTACAACCAGCTCGAAGATGGCTCTTGGGGTTTCGAGGACTTCTACTCCGCCCACGATCGAATCATTAGCACCCTCGCCTGCGTCGTTGCTTTGAAATCGTGGAATCTCCACCCCGACAAATGCGACAAAG GAATGAGGTTTTTCAAGAAAAACCTAAACAAGCTGGAAGACGAGAATATCGAACACATGACTATAGGGTTCGAGGTTGCGTTTCCCTCTGTTTTGGAAATAGCTCGGAGCTTAAACCTTGAAGTTCCTGACGACTCTCCTGTGTTGCATAAGATCTATGATTGCAGAAACCTAAAACTAAccaa GATACCCAAGGACATACTGCACAGAGTACCCACAACCCTTCTTTATAGCATGGAAGGGATGGCAGGTCTCGACTGGGAAAAGCTTCTGAAACTCCAATGCCAAGACGGCTCGTTCTTGTTCTCTCCGGCGTCCACTGCCTACGGGGCTCAGCAGACCAAGGACCAAAACTGCATATCCTATCTGTCAAGAGCAGTCCGCAAGTTCAATGGAGGAG TCCCTAATGTGTACCCAGTCGATTTGTTCGAACACATTTGGGCAGTGGATCGGTTGCAGAGGTTGGGATTGTACAGATACTTTGATCCGGAGATTAAGGAATGTATGAACTACGTAGCCAA GTTCTGGACTGAGAAAGGGATTGGCTGGGCGAGAAACTCAGAGGTTCAGGACATCGATGACACAGCGATGGGATTCAGACTGCTCCGATTGCATGGGCTCAAAGTGTCAGCTG ATGTGTTTAAGCATTTCAAGAAAGGGGACGAGTTTTTCGGCTCCGCCGGACAATCAAACCAGGCTGTGACTGGAATGTACAACTTGTATAGGGCAAGTCAGGTGGCCTTGCCGGGAGAGAAGATCCTCTATGACGCTAAGGAGTTTTCAACAAAGTTCCTTAGGGAGAAGCAAGCTTCAAATGAGCTTCTAGACAAGTGGATCATAATGAAGGACTTGCCCGgagag GTGGGATATGCACTTGACGTTCCATGGTATGCGAGCTTACCTCGACTGGAGACTAAAGTCTATATCGAACAGTATGGTGGTGCAGATGACGTATGGATTGGCAAGACTCTCTACAG TATGCCCTATGTTAACAATAATTTGTATCTTGAACTGGCAAAGGTAGACTTCAACAATTGCCAAGCACTACATCTCAGTGAATGGGACAACCTTCAAAA GTGGTACGGAGAATGGAAACTTGGAGACTATGGATTAAGCAAAAAGAGTCTCCTCACGGCTTATTTTGTTGCCGCAGCAAGTATCTTTGAACCTGAAAGGGCAAATGAACGACTCGCATGGGCTAAGACGGCCTCCTTAGTTGATACAATCGAGTCTAATTTTAAGGGGGAACCTTCTCATCAAGATAAGAAGGCGTTTGTTGATGAGTTCAAAAACCTTTCCAATATGCGAGAGTATGAAGTTGCAAG GAGGTCGAATAAGAACAAGACTGCTGCGCAAGGAATTGTGGGGGCTTTGTTGGCGACGTTAAGCCAACTCTCATTGGACACCATGGTGCTACATGGCCAAGATATATCCCAATCTCTGCGTCAAACT TGGGAACAGTGTCTACTGAAATGGCTAGAGAAAGGAGGACGGCACCAAGATGAAGCCGAGCTGCTAGTAGAAACAATAAACCAAACCGCTGGCATTTCACTAACTCGGGGGTTGCTGTCCAATACTCATCCAGATCATGACGAGCTTATCAAGCTGACTAACAAAGTTTGCAATCAACTTCGTTCTTGCCTAAACCAAAAGCACAAG gTAAATGATAATGGGGCCTGCGGAACGAAAATGAACCTGACAACGCAGGCAATAGAATCAGACATGCAAAAGCTTGTGGAATTGGTGATAACATCTTCGGATGTGGAATCCTTAATTAAGCAAAGCTTTTTCACAGTGGCGAGGAGTTTCTACTATTTGGCCTACTGTGACCCTAAAATCATAAGCCAGCACATTGACAAAGTACTCTTCCAGAGAGCAATTTGA